One window of the Rosa rugosa chromosome 3, drRosRugo1.1, whole genome shotgun sequence genome contains the following:
- the LOC133737204 gene encoding B3 domain-containing protein Os03g0184500-like has translation MNLPGVPDYLQCLLMVINVGSVKSDSSEQKKFKRATEESLYETSEAQFSVLERANEVAANLDPQFPSMVKVMLPSHVSGGFWLGLFKTFCIKHLPKQDTMFVLEDENGEKFETKYLVKKSSQKEIESLI, from the exons ATGAACTTGCCAGGAGTACCTGATTACCTTCAGTGTTTGTTGATG GTGATCAATGTTGGTTCAGTGAAGTCTGATAG TAGcgaacaaaagaaatttaagaGAGCCACAGAAGAAAGTTTATATGAGACTTCTGAAGCTCAGTTTTCTGTTCTCGAAAGAGCAAATGAGGTTGCAGCAAACCTAGATCCTCAGTTTCCTAGCATGGTCAAAGTTATGTTGCCATCACATGTCTCAGGAGGATTCTGGCTT GGTCTTTTTAAAACATTCTGCATTAAGCATTTGCCAAAGCAAGACACAATGTTTGTTTTAGAAGATGAAAATGGCGAGAAGTTCGAAACGAAGTATCTTGTCAAAAAGAGTAGTCAA AAGGAGATTGAATCCTTAATCTAG
- the LOC133737203 gene encoding uncharacterized protein LOC133737203, protein MKVNVDGAWDSESLNSGIGVIIRNHMGFSIAGASIHEKFNSAIEAEAAAVVKGLQLAAHLKLQQIILEGDCQEVISAMEDPSVNPNWRISPMIAMVAHLQPLFRGIKWNWISREANRVADAAAKLAKLRLCSQDWANRPPTSLLSILRNDGLPGPPSSLDC, encoded by the coding sequence ATGAAAGTAAATGTCGATGGAGCTTGGGATAGTGAATCCCTTAATAGTGGGATAGGGGTCATTATAAGGAACCACATGGGTTTCTCTATAGCGGGGGCGAGCATCCATGAAAAGTTCAATTCTGCAATTGAAGCAGAAGCAGCTGCTGTTGTTAAAGGCCTGCAACTAGCAGCACACTTGAAGCTGCAACAGATTATTTTGGAAGGTGATTGTCAGGAGGTAATTTCGGCCATGGAGGACCCCTCTGTGAATCCCAACTGGAGGATCTCCCCGATGATTGCTATGGTGGCTCATCTCCAACCTCTCTTCAGAGGGATTAAGTGGAACTGGATCTCACGAGAAGCTAACCGTGTTGCAGACGCAGCGGCGAAGCTAGCAAAACTGAGGTTGTGCTCCCAGGATTGGGCCAACAGGCCCCCGACCTCTCTTCTCTCTATCTTGAGGAATGATGGCCTGCCTGGTCCCCCTTCTTCTCTTGACTGTTAG